The nucleotide sequence TGCTGATTTCTAATGTCGATAAAACCCTTAACCGTATTTGGCGTACGCAAAGCGACAGACCTATCGTCTATACCTTTGCCATTTATTGGATGGTCATCACTTTGGGCCCTATGTTAATTGGCTCAAGCGTTGTGGTCAGTTCTTATTTAACTGGCCTTGCAACCTTCACAGAAGAATATACCCCAGGCTTAGGTACCTTCTTACTCAGCCTGGTGCCGAGTTTTGCCGCCCTTCTCGCTTTCGGTATCTTGTACATGGTGGTCCCTAACCGTAGGGTCTATGCACGCCATGCATTCGGTGGCGCCTTTGTGGCTACAGTGGCATTTGAAATAACGAAGAAGGGGTTTGCACTTTATGTCACCAACTTTCCTTCTTATGAACTCATTTACGGCGCCTTAGCCGTTATACCCATTCTCTTTTTATGGGTATACATGTCATGGGTCATTGTCTTATTTGGCGCTGAATTTACGTGTAGCTTGGGTGAAGCGCTTGACCATAGAAAAGCGGAAAATGAACCTCGTAAAGTCCCTAAAGAATAGCGTTTGATTCGGTTCAATTAAGCTGCGTGTAAGCCTGGCAGACATAAAAAAAGCGCGACGTTAGTCACGCTTTTTTCGTTTACAGTAGATGCTAGTTGTTCATGGCTGAAATAAACGCATCTGATTCTGCAATGGCGGCATTCATTTGGCGAATAAGCTGACTAACATTGGTTTCAATGCTAGAGAGTTCACCCTGCAATGCGCCAATCGCGTTGGCATTTAAGTTATGCTTTAAGTACAACACATTATCTTGCAATGCCTCTAACACTGGCGGCATTTTGCTTTCCGCCTTACGCATTGCAGCTATTAAACTGCTGTATCTACGCTTAGTGTCACGAAGCTTAGCGGCACTGTCTCGTTTAAGCGCACCGCTTTGGTACTCTTCCAGCTCAGTTTCCCACTCGTCAAACAAGGCCTCGGCCACACTTTCAACTTTATCGATACGCGCCGAT is from Alteromonas australica and encodes:
- a CDS encoding virulence factor BrkB family protein, coding for MDWERVSSVYQKISPQMRDLFRIFIKRCREDNITISAGHLAYVTLLSLVPFIMVTFTIMSAFPAFASVRSKLEHFVFSNFVPTASDVVHKYMTDFVGNASQMSAIGILSLLVVALMLISNVDKTLNRIWRTQSDRPIVYTFAIYWMVITLGPMLIGSSVVVSSYLTGLATFTEEYTPGLGTFLLSLVPSFAALLAFGILYMVVPNRRVYARHAFGGAFVATVAFEITKKGFALYVTNFPSYELIYGALAVIPILFLWVYMSWVIVLFGAEFTCSLGEALDHRKAENEPRKVPKE
- a CDS encoding DUF2959 domain-containing protein, whose protein sequence is MMRAILAVFTIIALTGCQSAYYAAWEKVGVEKRDILVDRVENAKESQEDAQEQFSSALEAFSAAVAFDGGELEDVYNDLNGQYEDSVAAAEDVSARIDKVESVAEALFDEWETELEEYQSGALKRDSAAKLRDTKRRYSSLIAAMRKAESKMPPVLEALQDNVLYLKHNLNANAIGALQGELSSIETNVSQLIRQMNAAIAESDAFISAMNN